CGCAGCGGCGACCACCTCGCTTCCGGAGGGGTCGCGTGGGGGGAAGAACTGGGACTACCGATTCGCATGGGTGCGCGACCTCGCGTACACGGCGCACGCCCTCGTGTATTTCGGGCTCCGTGAGGAGACGCATGCGGCGATCTCATGGCTGCTGCGCACGATCCGCGACAACGGACCCGAACTGCACATCTTCTACGGCTTGGGCGGCGACGTGCCCGCCGAGGTCCGCGAGTACGACGTGGCCGGGTGGCGCGGGATCGGACCCGTCGTGACGGGCAACCCGGCACAGGGTCAACTCCAGCTCGGCGTGTACGGGGACCTCTTCGCGATCTGCCGGACCTACGTGGACGCGGGCAATGTCCTGGATGTGGCGACGGGACGCATGCTGGCCGAGGTCGCCGACCGCACGTGCGATCTGTGGCGGAATCAGGATGCCGGGATGTGGGAGCTGCCGGAACTGCAGCACTACACCTCGTCGAAGATGGGGTGCTGGCTGGCGCTCGGAGACGCGATCCACCTGGCCGAGCTCGGCCAGGTGGCCGGCAGCCCCGAGCGCTGGCGCGCCGAGCAGCAGCGGATCGCGGAATGGATCGCGCAGCACTGCTGGTCCCAGGATCGTCAGGCGTACGTCATGTTCCCGGGGTCGGACGACCTCGACGCCTCGGTCCTCCTGCACGCGCCCAGCGGATTCGATCGCGGCGAGCGCATGTCCTCGACGATCGACGCCCTGACCGACGAACTCGGCGCCGGGCCCCACCTGTACCGGTACTCGGGCGTGCAACAGGAGGAGCACGCCTTCGTGGCCTGCGGATACTGGCGGGCCACCGCGCTGGCGTGCGTCGGACGCCTGGACGAGGCGATCGAGGCGATGGATGCGCTCGTGAAGACGACGAACGACGTCGGGCTCCTCGCCGAGATGATCGACCCCGCCGACGGCTCGTTCTGGGGCAACCTGCCGCAGGCGCTGAGCCACCTGGCCCTGATCACGGCAGCCCTCACGATCGACGAACTGGACGATCGCTCCGCTTCGCCGACCACTTGATTCCGTACGCACGACGAGAGGAACACGCATGGACCTGGGTATCGAAGGACGCATCGCACTGATCACCGGCGCGGACTCGGGCATCGGCTGGCATACGGCCCAGGCGCTGCTGGACGAGGGCGCGATCGTCGTCATCAGCGACCAGGACCAGGAGCAGCTGGATGCCGCGGCAGCGCGATTGGCGGGAGCCGGCGATCGCGTCCATGCCTTCGCCGCGGACATCACCGATCTCGCCTCGCTGGAGGCCCTCCACGACGCGGTGCAGCAGGCGGTGGGCGACATCGACATCCTCGTGCAATCGGCGGGAGTCACCGGAGCACAGGGGCTCTTCCACGAGATCGACGATGCCGGCTGGGTGGAGACCCTGGAGATCGATCTGCTCGGACCGGTCCGGCTCGTCCGGCAGTTCCTCCCGTCGCTGCGGAAGGGAGGCTGGGGGCGCATCGTGTTCCTCGCCTCGGAGGATGCCGTCCAGCCCTACGATGATGAGCTGCCCTACTGCGCCGCCAAGGCCGGCATCCTGGCCCTGTCCAAAGGACTGTCGCGGTCGTACGCGTCGGAGGGGCTCCTGGTCAACGCGGTCTCTCCTGCGTTCATCTCCACGCCGATGACCGACGCGATGATGCGCAAGCGCGCCGACGAACGCGGCGAGTCCGTCGACGAGGCCATCGAATCCTTCCTCGAAGAGGAGCGGCCGTACATGGAACTCGGCCGACGCGGCGAACCCGATGAGGTCGCCGCCGTCATCGCCTTCCTGTGCTCGGAGCGCGCCTCGTTCGTGACCGGGTCGAACTATCGCGTCGACTCCGGCTCGGTCGCGACGATCTGAGGCCAGGTAGCCTCGTGCCGTGACGCACCGGCTCACCCGCGACCAGGCGCGGCGGATCATCGTCCGCGCGCAGCTGCTGGATGCGAACCGTCCGGGCGATGTCGTCGAGGTCGCCGAACAGCTCGGATACATCAAGATCGACCCGACCGCGACGATCGCGCCGTGCGAACACACGGTGCTGTGGTCACGGATCGGCTGGTCGTACGAAGGCGGGCAGCTGCAGAAGGCCGTCGAGGACGATCGTCTGCTGTTCGAGTTCGACGGTGCCTTCCGTCCGCTCAGCGTGCTGCCGCTGATGCTGCCGGCCATGCGGCGGTGGCCGGAGCGCGATGCGTCGAAGCAGTGGCTGGAGGCGAACGAGGACTTCGCGCGCGAGGTGGTCGCGCGATTGGACGGCGAGGGGCCGCTCCTGGCATCGCAGATCCCCGACACCGCCAGGGTGAGCCGGACGCCGGATGGCTGGAGCGGATCCAATCAGGTGCCGACCATGCTGGATTTCCTGCTGCGGCAGGGCAGAGTCGCGATCGCGGGCCGCGAGGGCCGGCATCGCCGCTGGGATCTGGCCGAGCGCGTCTATCCGTCCGACCTTCCCGACTACGACGACGAGGAGGCCGCACAGCTGCTGGAGGAGCGGATGCTGCAGGCCGCCGGCATCGTGCGCCCGCACTCCTGGTGGAACGGCGTCGGCAAGAGCACCGGGGAGGCGGCGACGGTCGAAGGGAGCTCGTGGAGATTCCGGGTGGACCCCGAGGCGCTGGCCGCCCTCGACGAGCGCGACGAGGGCGGCCGGGTGGCGTTCCTGAATCCCTATGACAGCCTGCTGTTCGACCGTGCGCGGCTGAAGGAGCTGTTCGGATTCGAGTACGTGCTCGAGCAGTTCAAGCCGCAGGCGCAACGACGGTACGGGTTCTTCGCGCATCCGATCCTGATCGGCGACCGCTTCGTCGGAATGCTCGATGCAGCGACCGACCGGGAGCGTGAGGTGCTGCGCATCGCCGCCGTCCACGAGTTCCTGCCGTTGGAGCCGGAGGAACATGACATGGTGCGCGCGGAGATCGCCGAGCTGGCCGAGTGGCTGGGGGTCGGCGTCGCCGACGCCGACCCCCGGTGACCGTCAGCCGGCGAGGGCTTTCGCCTTCAGGGAGTCGAACTCCGCCTGCGTGATCGTGCCGGCATCCAGCAGCTGCTTGGCGGACTCGATCTGCGCGGTCGGAGAGGTCGCCGTTCCTGCGACGCTGCGGATGTAGCTGTCCGCCTCGCTCTGCGCCTGTCCGCGGCGGGCCATCTCGCGCTGTGCCATGCCCTTGCCGCGCGCGATGAGGTAGATCAGCGCCGCGAGGAAGGGCAGGAAGACGAGGAAGATGACCCAGAGCGCCTTGCCCCACCCGTTCAGGTCGGGATCACGGAAGACGTCGATGATGATCGTGATGAAGATCCAGATACATGCGATCAGGATGTAGACCCAGAAGATCCAGAGGAAGAACTCCCAGATGTTCATTAGCGTGCCTTTCGTCGATGAACGTGGTCGGGATCGAGGGACTTCTCCTCACGCCACGCCCTGACGCTATCCGGCGGCCCTCGAGCCGGACGTCACCCGGAGGGGATGAGCCTCGGAACCGGAACCGGGCTCCGCATGGAATCATGGCGGCATGCCCGAGTCGCCCGAGGTCGCGGAACTGGCGTCGTTCCTGACCGCTCATGCCGCCGGCCGTACGATCACCGCGTTCGAGGTCCTGCTGCCGAAGGCGGTCAAGACGGCACAGCCTGCACCCGGCGACCTCGTCGGACGTCGCATCGACGGAGTCGTGCGACGCGGGAAGATGATCGACATCGAGGCGGGGTCGGCACAGGACCATCTGCACGCGATCGTGCATTTCGGTCACGACGGATGGGTGCTTTGGCACGACACGGCACCCGGAGGGTCCAGACGTGCGGGGGATGCCACGCTGATGGCGCGTGTCCGCCTCGACGACGGATCGGGGTTCGATCTCACGGATGCGGGTCAGTGGAAAGCGCTGACGGTGCACGTCGTCGCGGAGCCGGGCGAGGTGCCCGCGGTGGCCAAGCTCGGTATCGACCCGCTGGATGACGACCTGGACGATGAGCGGTTCGCCGCCCTGTTCGCCACCGTGCTCGGCGGTCGCAAGAAGCAGATCAAGGCGCTGCTGCAGGATCAGAGTGCCTTCGCCGGCATCGGCAATGCCTATTCGGACGAGATCCTGCATGCCGCCCGCATCTCGCCGGTCACGCATGCCGCGAGCCTGTCGCCTCTGGAGGTGGCGCGGCTTGCGCACGCGACGCGCGCAGGGCTGAGGTCGGCCAGGGCAGCGCGGGTCGGGATACCGCCCGGTGAGCTGCGGGCGGCCAAGCACGCCGCACTGCGCGTGCACCGCCGGACCGGCCAGGCGTGTCCGGTCTGCGGCGATCGCGTCCGCGAGCACATGTTCTCCGGCGCGGCAGCGCAGTACTGCCCGACCTGTCAGACCGGCGGTGAGGCGCTCCCCGGGAGGTGACCCTGCGCTCTGACGGAGCCGGACCGCCTGCGCGCACTAGCATGGAGGCATGACCACTTCGCAGCTTCCCACCCCCGCGACCCTCCTGCCCGTGACCGAGGACAAGAACCTCCTCACGGTCGTGGAGTCTTCCGCCGGCTCGTGCTGCGGTGGCTCCGCCTGCGGCACCGGCAACTGAGCCGACCCCGCAGGGACTTCGGCGAATCCCTCCTGAGGTCGTGTTCCCTCCGGCTGAGCGCAGCGGCGACACCCACTACGGAACGACCGCGCGCGTCTCGCGCATCCTCATGTCCGAGGAGGCGGTGTACGGACTGATCCTCGTCTCCGGGATGATCGTGGTGAGCTACACGCTCACCGGCACCTCCTTGAGCGCGCTGACCACCGTCATCGCAACCGTGGTCGTCTTCTATGCCGCCCACGTCTACTCGGGAACCCTCGGTCGCCTGGCGGCCACCGAGGGAAGGGCCGGACTCTCCGAGAGCATTCGGGCGGCCGCACGACACTCGCTG
This portion of the Microbacterium pygmaeum genome encodes:
- a CDS encoding DNA glycosylase AlkZ-like family protein; the encoded protein is MTHRLTRDQARRIIVRAQLLDANRPGDVVEVAEQLGYIKIDPTATIAPCEHTVLWSRIGWSYEGGQLQKAVEDDRLLFEFDGAFRPLSVLPLMLPAMRRWPERDASKQWLEANEDFAREVVARLDGEGPLLASQIPDTARVSRTPDGWSGSNQVPTMLDFLLRQGRVAIAGREGRHRRWDLAERVYPSDLPDYDDEEAAQLLEERMLQAAGIVRPHSWWNGVGKSTGEAATVEGSSWRFRVDPEALAALDERDEGGRVAFLNPYDSLLFDRARLKELFGFEYVLEQFKPQAQRRYGFFAHPILIGDRFVGMLDAATDREREVLRIAAVHEFLPLEPEEHDMVRAEIAELAEWLGVGVADADPR
- a CDS encoding SDR family NAD(P)-dependent oxidoreductase, giving the protein MDLGIEGRIALITGADSGIGWHTAQALLDEGAIVVISDQDQEQLDAAAARLAGAGDRVHAFAADITDLASLEALHDAVQQAVGDIDILVQSAGVTGAQGLFHEIDDAGWVETLEIDLLGPVRLVRQFLPSLRKGGWGRIVFLASEDAVQPYDDELPYCAAKAGILALSKGLSRSYASEGLLVNAVSPAFISTPMTDAMMRKRADERGESVDEAIESFLEEERPYMELGRRGEPDEVAAVIAFLCSERASFVTGSNYRVDSGSVATI
- a CDS encoding SHOCT domain-containing protein encodes the protein MNIWEFFLWIFWVYILIACIWIFITIIIDVFRDPDLNGWGKALWVIFLVFLPFLAALIYLIARGKGMAQREMARRGQAQSEADSYIRSVAGTATSPTAQIESAKQLLDAGTITQAEFDSLKAKALAG
- a CDS encoding DNA-formamidopyrimidine glycosylase family protein, with translation MPESPEVAELASFLTAHAAGRTITAFEVLLPKAVKTAQPAPGDLVGRRIDGVVRRGKMIDIEAGSAQDHLHAIVHFGHDGWVLWHDTAPGGSRRAGDATLMARVRLDDGSGFDLTDAGQWKALTVHVVAEPGEVPAVAKLGIDPLDDDLDDERFAALFATVLGGRKKQIKALLQDQSAFAGIGNAYSDEILHAARISPVTHAASLSPLEVARLAHATRAGLRSARAARVGIPPGELRAAKHAALRVHRRTGQACPVCGDRVREHMFSGAAAQYCPTCQTGGEALPGR
- a CDS encoding glycoside hydrolase family 15 protein, with product MTSIAESRRPRTPAGEDLRSYAAIGDGRTVALIGMRGQVDWLPIPNLGSLPVFARLLDDETGGCIELEPVDEYAVTRRYVKGTNVLRTTFTTARGRATVTDALVTGIAGRLPWAELARRVEGVSGTVPFAWRVVPGTALGTASPWIEQSAQGPVIRTGETTVAVVGSDHGMSGKTTGPSGAPQLAGSLTATGGSRHLLVVVATHDEPLHLPDPDIVDQGIERTIANWRSWSREFSSSGAWADEVQRSVLALKLLIFSPTGSIAAAATTSLPEGSRGGKNWDYRFAWVRDLAYTAHALVYFGLREETHAAISWLLRTIRDNGPELHIFYGLGGDVPAEVREYDVAGWRGIGPVVTGNPAQGQLQLGVYGDLFAICRTYVDAGNVLDVATGRMLAEVADRTCDLWRNQDAGMWELPELQHYTSSKMGCWLALGDAIHLAELGQVAGSPERWRAEQQRIAEWIAQHCWSQDRQAYVMFPGSDDLDASVLLHAPSGFDRGERMSSTIDALTDELGAGPHLYRYSGVQQEEHAFVACGYWRATALACVGRLDEAIEAMDALVKTTNDVGLLAEMIDPADGSFWGNLPQALSHLALITAALTIDELDDRSASPTT